The Colletotrichum destructivum chromosome 7, complete sequence genome contains the following window.
AGGTGCCATCCGCGTCTCCCACCCTTTTGCCCGTCTCGCCCTTTTAATCCCACCGCGTCCCCCTCTCTCGACTCCGATCGACTCTCTTCTTTCCTCGTGCCTCACCTGTCAACCTTCACAGGCCCGCTTGCTTCCCTTACTTGCACTTTTGCGCCCCCGGGACTTGTGATCCCCCGATTCATACTTTGGTCGACATCGGCTTGGTTCAAACTTTCACCTGCAGGAGCACGAAAACCCAGCCCTCAAACGTGTCAACACAGACCGCACGCGCTCCGCGCCAACGCAACATAAGATGGGCACCGAAAAGGATGTCCACGACGGGGTCTCGACACCCGAGACGACTCAGATCAACACCGACTCCCGCCATGGCGCCGGAACCGAACACGTAGTTGGCGGCGGTACCAGTGGACGTGATGAAAACTTCTACACCCGCAACGGTCTCAACATGGAGTCCTTCAAGCGCCGCGAGCACGGGAGAATCACGGATACCCAGCTTGATCGCACCATGAAGAGCCGCCACTTGCACATGATTGCCATCGGTATGCCCTCCTGCTACCTTCCACTGATCCGATGAGGAAATAGTACTAACATGTTGGTCTCCAGGTGGCTCCATTGGTGCCGGTTTCTTCGTCGGTTCTGGAGGCGCCCTCGCCACGGGCGTAAGTAGCCTTCCCAGCCGCATCCACGCTTTTCACTGGCTGACATGACCCAGGGTCCCGGTTCAATTCTTGTCGACTtctccatcatcggcatAATGATGTTCAATGTCGTCTATGCTCTTGGTGAACTCGCTGTCATGTACCCTGTCTCTGGTGGTTTCTACGTCTACTCGACCCGCTTCATCGATCCCTCTTGGGGCTTTGCCATGGGCTGGAACTACGTTTTCCAGGTATGTTATTGCTGCTCTATTGCCAGCCTGACAATTGTCTCTTGGACCTCGAAGTACTAATAGCTTGTAGTGGGCCATCGTTCTACCGCTCGAACTTACAGTTTGTGGTCTTACAATCAACTACTGGGAGGGCGCCAGAGACATCAGTCTTGCCGTCTGGATCACCGTCTTCTGGgttgccatcatcttcatTAACATCTTTGGAACCTTGGGTTATGCTGAGGAAGAGTTCTGGTCTTCGCTCCTGAAGCTCTCAGCCATCGGTAAGCCGACATGGCCACTGCTGTTTCCTTTCAACATACTGACCATCCACCCTTCCAGTCATTTTCATGATTGTCGCCCTTGTCCTCGTTTGTGGCGGTGGTCCCGCCGGCGGTCGCTACGATGAATACTGGGGAGCCCGTTACTGGCACGACCCCGGCGCGTTCAAGAACGGTTTCAAGGGGTTTTGTGCAGTCTTTGTCACTGCTGCTTTCTCCTTTGCCGGCACTGAGCTCGTCGGCTTGGCTGCTGCCGAATCCAGCAACCCTCTTAAGTCCCTGCCTGGTGCTATTAAGCAGGTTTTCTGGCGTATTACCCTGTTCtacatcctcggcctcttcttTGTCGGCTTGCTCATCAGCTCCAACGACGAGAGAATCTTGGGTTCCGACAACCCGTACGCTGATGGCGTGTCGCCTTTCGTCTTGACCGCAGAGTATGCTGGTCTGATCGGTTACAACCACTTCATGAACTGCATCATCCTGGTTTCCGTACTGTCGCTCGGAGTTTCCTGCGTTTACGGAGGTTCT
Protein-coding sequences here:
- a CDS encoding Putative amino acid permease, which encodes MGTEKDVHDGVSTPETTQINTDSRHGAGTEHVVGGGTSGRDENFYTRNGLNMESFKRREHGRITDTQLDRTMKSRHLHMIAIGGSIGAGFFVGSGGALATGGPGSILVDFSIIGIMMFNVVYALGELAVMYPVSGGFYVYSTRFIDPSWGFAMGWNYVFQWAIVLPLELTVCGLTINYWEGARDISLAVWITVFWVAIIFINIFGTLGYAEEEFWSSLLKLSAIVIFMIVALVLVCGGGPAGGRYDEYWGARYWHDPGAFKNGFKGFCAVFVTAAFSFAGTELVGLAAAESSNPLKSLPGAIKQVFWRITLFYILGLFFVGLLISSNDERILGSDNPYADGVSPFVLTAEYAGLIGYNHFMNCIILVSVLSLGVSCVYGGSRTLTALAEQGYAPKIFAYVDKSGRPLPSVVVHLLCGALGYMNLSADGSTVFDWLLAMSAIAALFTWGSICLAHIRFRKAWAYHGHTVDEIPFQAAFGVAGSWVGLILCILVLIAQLFVAIAPAGQDELNDAAGFFEAYLTVPVILVFWVIGYFWKREGWLRTHQMDVDTGRRELDWDEINRYKAEIATWPTWKRLYNRFF